One Trichoplusia ni isolate ovarian cell line Hi5 chromosome 6, tn1, whole genome shotgun sequence DNA segment encodes these proteins:
- the LOC113494696 gene encoding uncharacterized protein LOC113494696 codes for MNIMSEYSSFTVIYNIEVHGVLHKAPQWAITTRNTQSTSKPTEPIRRQGEDEQNIPDNFKPPEGQIGPQGGDPQQQANRFTQKETTVYVRRRTTQEHLSLEEYCDYILHFCLRAYQ; via the exons ATGAACATTATGAGTGAATATAGTTCTTTCACAGTGATATATAATATCGAAGTCCATGGTGTTCTTCACAAGGCGCCGCAATGGGCTATCACCACTAGAAATACCCAATCGACTTCGAAACCTACAGAACCGATTCGACGACAGGGCGAGGATGAGCAAAATATACCAGACAACTTTAAACCACCAGAAGGACAAATAGGGCCTCAGGGCGGAGATCCACAGCAACAGGCAAATAG ATTTACACAGAAAGAAACGACCGTGTATGTACGAAGACGTACCACTCAAGAACATCTTTCGTTAGAAGAATATTGTGATTACATATTACACTTCTGTTTGAGAGCCTACCAGTAA